The following is a genomic window from Amaranthus tricolor cultivar Red isolate AtriRed21 chromosome 10, ASM2621246v1, whole genome shotgun sequence.
GATACATAGGATTTGGTGTTGGGATCACTCCGACCCCCATACTCATATCCACTCTAAGGCCAATCCCACCTCGTGTCATTACTGGACACGGGTGGGTATGTTGGCCTTCGTAAGTGGTTACCACGATGGTTGGATCATCGGAAGAGCGTTCCACTCGTTTCTTAACTCCACATGCGGCGGTGGTGCAACGATAGTAACTCCTATAATCATAAAGTTCAAAGACATCATTTAGTGAATATCATagatatacttctatataatgTCAATAAAAAGTCTTAATagtttaatttaaattcaaaaaggtTACttaattttggcactttttatCAAAAGAGGGTGcataaataaatgaattgaattaatgaaataaaaaatcaaatattttgaaataaaatattaattcaaaGGGAGTAAAAACGGAGAATCTTGGGTTAGCTTGGTATTTATGGACATTTTCTTTGATTCTTATCATGTACTATTacagtatataatataatataatataaggCTTTAAccatcattttaaaatttagttgagttgattcttTGATATGGTATTAGAAGTCATCGTGACATGAGATTATGGGTTTAAATCTCAACCATCCCATTTACAATGAAATATTTAGCACTAGGCATGATGAGTGCTAATATTACATTCACACTTCTAACTCAAAAGACTTTTGTGTGAAGAGTCGCATTAGAGTATACTCCAATCGCATCATTTGATTCAATAATATGAGAGCTTTTGGAGTCAAAGGatgttattttaaaagaaaaaggaaatatAACATAAACTGGGTCTTCAACCATGGTACATAGAATAGAGATTCTCAGGTGTATactaaattaaaagagaaaagaaggtaatgaaaatgtaaaataagAATACCTGGGAAAAGGGCTGTTCTTAACAGCTTTTTGGCCATACTTGCGCCAACGATAGCCATCATCAAGATGATCAACCTCGCTTTTAGTCATGAATGCAAATCTGGGCTCTTTCTGTTTTTTCTGGTTCTTCTTTTTTGGCTTCAACGACCTATCATGTCCATCATCCCACAATATTTCAGACAGTCAATATATTAACAATTCCAAATTATCCTTAATAGTTAAGGAATCCATTATAAATTCACAACAAAAGACCAAAACCCATTGACCATAATATTTTACTTCTTCCTATTTTACCTTCtttcttatttaaaacattTTACCATAAAATCTGGCTTGACCAAGTAGTATTAGTCGAGTCTAAACAGAgccaaaaattacaatatacatAAATGCTCATGATAATTCCTTtcacattaccttttttttcataTCTCCTTTTCTAACATAATAGtctatataacatatatattctCGAATTACAAccaccatcagcttaagcttttatttGAATTAACTCATTGGCATGGGTTTGAAAATCAACTTAGCTTGACAAAACATAGTACAAATCTCATACATCTTTCATTATAAAGAGAACAAGTGTTACATATACACTTTTAGCTAAAAGAACTCTTTTAGCAACttttatctgaaaaaaaaaGCATTTGGCCTCAACTATAAGCTTAAGTTTTGATTAAATTGGTTCCGTAACATGATATTAGAAGACAACATAACAAGAGGTTACGAATTTGAATCTCAACCGCCCCTcatttaaattgaaatatttaACAACATTCAATAAATTATAAGGAGAGTCTCTGAAAAGATTAgaacaataaatgaaaaaaagaaaaagaaaaaaagatgaaGCTTACTGATTCTTGGATTTGTGTTGATTATTCTTCTCATTATCatcaacatcattatcttcattAACCTGAACAGTATTATTATCATTCTGATGATGCATAAAAGGAAGCTGTTCTTCATTAACCGCatcagatgatgaagaagaaatggagAGAGAATTAGGAGTAGCAGGAGTAGTAACAACATCAGACGATTCAGCAGGATGAGTAGAGCAACTGGGGGAAGGATCCAGTGAGGTAGGGTGCATCAATGGAGCTGTACTAACAGTTGGTGGTGAAAGCAGATCGAATAATGATGAATCTTGGAATCCAAGCATTTCCATAAACCCcaaataactattattataattactatcATTCTTGTTTAATCCATCAGCCATCATGATCAAATGAtcatcatgatgatgatgatcatccACGTCGAAAATCATATGATCTGAGAAATTAGTTGAAggatgattattattgttggggTTGATTATgatgttattatgattatgatcttccattaatttatgaataaaatgaTGGAATTCATTTGATGGATGAGGATTTTTAGAGGTGTAGAGAGAGAAAGTTGAGGGGAGTGTGGGAATAGGTTTTATAAAAGTGGAGAGAGATaataaggagaaggagaaggagatggagggagtatttgttAGAATAACAGGTGGGCGCTGGTGACCGGCAAATGCCGGTGAAGTTGAGGAGGGTTGGGCTGGCTTGCAAACTACGAGTCTGAATAAGAATAAATTggacggttttttttttaaaaaaaaaaaattataatttttattttcctgGACATTTATTGCATTTTGGCCACCCTTCTAATTGGTTATATTcgattcttttttattttcttttttttttgaaagaattatttttgttattttcaaaattaacgATTACAAGCTATTTGGAAAAAAAGTGTTTTAATTGTtcaatattttattgaatttttttatgataatttaattttcaattaaggATGATTCATTCTAACTTAAAGGTTGCTTGCTAAGACCTCAAATTGTTGTGGgagacggtctctttaagaggcgcattagatatatggctaaatagtccaattaacacaaattaaaaagaaaataagaatgtgagCTCCTTATTTTAAAGTCGTCATTTTAAAAGAAGGTgtctcacaagagtagttataataaaaatattgttgttcaaatgacattgatttttaactatcacaaaaaataacaaaaatattaaattttaaaagtaaaataaaaaataaaaaagaaaatacaatgttttcttttattttttttcttttttttagattttttcaaGTTTggcttcttttttttgttttggaatATGACTTGTTTAACAACTTATAGATTATATGGGTTATGGGTATACTTTTAGCaaacactttttaaaattaagattatttataattaattaaaaataaaagttattttaataGAAGAAGTTTaagtattctaagttattttttattatagttatttttatttatgtttaattgaAACCTATTCAACTAAAAAAGCAAATGACAAATAAGTGAGTAGAGTCTTTGGAGACATTATTAATTgagtaaaagaaaattaatttataaaaatatgaaaattatttatcatatttttacatgttatatatcctttatcatcatcaaataataaaaattaggaaaaaaattcaaaaagtcaAATCGTCCCTGTATTGTTTTATATAGAGTAGACTGTCAAGTAATCAatttaaccaaaagtttaatTTAATGGTTGAAGTTCTATGAAATATTATATACTGTAACATAGACTTGATagtttatgttagaattttttaaattaaatataacaataataataataataataataataataataaaaaaaaaaaaaaaataataataataataataataataatataataataataatacatatagtatttaatttttaacgcAAATATGtcgtaaattaaaaaaaataaataaataaataaagagctTGTTGTCGACGTTTTAAGACTGTTTAATTAGGAAAAGGAGCAGTAGAAAAGACAGTGGTAGATTTGGTGGTACAAAAAAGAACGCGGGATTAAAACCGGCTAGGTGTAAACGGGATCCTGATTTATACGTGGCCCGTCAAAAGCCTTCTGCTTTCTGCAATTTCCCACCTcaacattattaatattaataattatttttgattacttacCTTTTTTGCTACCTTTTGGAGCAAGTAGCAACATAGGACTTCGTCAAATTCCACCATATAATatctctttttcatttttacttGTTGCTTACATTACTTAGAGTATATCTCTCAAGTACCACACTAtaaattaacacaaaaaaatttgtgTGAGACGGCCTTTtcgagagaccatctctaattggagcggtcaattatatatttttttaaatattataagttgGCTTAAGAATTAAtactgtaagtagacatttaacatattgaaagtaaacattaagaatacgataattAAGCATAAAAgttaatgtaagtagacattaaaaatacgataagtagacattaatctttaatggactgaacttgagatatgtctctcaagagactaactgA
Proteins encoded in this region:
- the LOC130825272 gene encoding WRKY transcription factor 23-like, which produces MEDHNHNNIIINPNNNNHPSTNFSDHMIFDVDDHHHHDDHLIMMADGLNKNDSNYNNSYLGFMEMLGFQDSSLFDLLSPPTVSTAPLMHPTSLDPSPSCSTHPAESSDVVTTPATPNSLSISSSSSDAVNEEQLPFMHHQNDNNTVQVNEDNDVDDNEKNNQHKSKNQSLKPKKKNQKKQKEPRFAFMTKSEVDHLDDGYRWRKYGQKAVKNSPFPRSYYRCTTAACGVKKRVERSSDDPTIVVTTYEGQHTHPCPVMTRGGIGLRVDMSMGVGVIPTPNPMYQCNTDFTEVGAASSILTPNSQIYFHNNFFPLNNQFPNHFINPSPTFSLGGGPQTKFNKNIPCPPHSSSLNQVKDDGLLQDLVPSQMRNDQLPKEE